The following proteins come from a genomic window of Thermodesulfatator atlanticus DSM 21156:
- a CDS encoding AbrB/MazE/SpoVT family DNA-binding domain-containing protein, whose amino-acid sequence MEALAKITSKGQVTIPKKMRELLGTNVVRFRVEKGKIILEPVRDVGGIFKKYVKKPLYHEKEREIAWQKVADEYRDLP is encoded by the coding sequence ATGGAAGCCCTAGCAAAGATTACTTCTAAGGGACAGGTTACCATTCCCAAGAAAATGCGGGAGCTTCTGGGAACGAATGTGGTGCGTTTTAGGGTTGAGAAGGGAAAAATTATCCTTGAACCGGTGAGGGATGTGGGGGGGATATTCAAAAAATATGTCAAAAAGCCTCTTTATCATGAGAAAGAGCGCGAAATCGCCTGGCAAAAAGTAGCGGATGAGTACCGTGACCTTCCCTGA
- a CDS encoding MBL fold metallo-hydrolase, whose translation MATIKILGTAGARFVVAKQLRSSAGTYIEHDGTRIVLDPGPGTLVAMAKQKPRLAVEKLSGIILTHAHLDHSNDVNILIDGLTEGGLKRRGVLFAPRECLQGESAVVLKYLRPYLKEIRILEAEKEYKLGNIPFRTSCRHYHTAETYGLVFKFGKKQVGFLVDTLFFPGLLKSYEGCDILILNVVRYKPHPSPNVQHLCLRDAEEILSKLRPEKAILTHFGMTMLQARPNQVASKLSRKLRLDVVAAYDGMSIEV comes from the coding sequence ATGGCCACGATAAAAATCCTTGGCACAGCTGGAGCTAGATTCGTTGTTGCCAAGCAACTGCGTTCTTCTGCAGGCACCTATATTGAACATGACGGCACTCGTATTGTGCTTGATCCAGGCCCTGGCACCCTGGTGGCCATGGCCAAACAAAAACCCCGTTTGGCAGTAGAAAAACTATCTGGCATAATCCTTACCCACGCCCATCTTGACCACTCAAACGACGTAAACATTTTGATCGACGGCCTAACCGAAGGAGGGCTGAAACGCCGTGGTGTTCTTTTTGCCCCGCGGGAATGCCTGCAAGGCGAAAGCGCCGTGGTTTTAAAATACCTGCGGCCTTATCTCAAAGAGATAAGAATCCTTGAAGCAGAAAAAGAATACAAACTGGGGAACATCCCGTTCCGGACTTCCTGCCGGCATTACCACACCGCAGAAACTTACGGCCTTGTCTTTAAGTTTGGCAAAAAACAGGTCGGCTTTTTGGTAGATACTTTGTTCTTCCCAGGGCTTTTGAAGTCCTATGAGGGCTGTGACATCCTGATTTTAAATGTGGTGCGCTACAAGCCACATCCCTCACCAAATGTACAACATTTGTGTCTAAGAGACGCAGAAGAAATCCTGAGCAAACTAAGGCCTGAGAAAGCCATCCTCACACATTTCGGCATGACTATGCTTCAGGCAAGGCCCAACCAGGTAGCATCAAAACTTTCCCGCAAGCTCAGGCTTGACGTGGTAGCAGCCTACGACGGCATGAGTATTGAGGTATGA
- a CDS encoding haloacid dehalogenase type II: MRFKWVSFDCYGTLIDWEKGIISALSPYLAMLQSSPTEREILRLYARLESLAEKTWKPYRLVLEEVAQGMFQTFGLTVTKEMKELFWRTLPSWKPFPEVKAALLSLKSQGFKIAIISNIDPDLLEKSLEQIGASFDELVTAYEARCYKPYPEIFALAEKKFSSAPQEIFHVAQSLFHDVAPARQRGWTTCWVRRPGRDTFGATPKAEAFPDYTVSSLAEIPELLKGLL; encoded by the coding sequence ATGCGCTTTAAGTGGGTAAGCTTTGATTGTTACGGCACCTTGATCGACTGGGAAAAAGGGATAATTTCTGCGCTAAGTCCCTATCTTGCCATGCTCCAAAGTTCACCTACCGAGAGAGAAATTCTGCGCCTTTATGCCAGGCTTGAGAGTCTTGCAGAAAAGACCTGGAAGCCTTATCGTCTGGTGCTTGAAGAAGTTGCCCAGGGCATGTTTCAAACATTTGGCCTTACGGTCACTAAGGAAATGAAAGAATTGTTTTGGCGAACGCTGCCTTCTTGGAAGCCTTTTCCCGAGGTAAAAGCCGCCCTTTTAAGCCTAAAGTCTCAGGGATTCAAAATCGCGATTATTTCAAACATCGACCCTGATTTGCTTGAAAAAAGCCTTGAGCAGATAGGGGCTTCTTTTGATGAATTGGTAACCGCCTATGAGGCTAGGTGCTACAAGCCATATCCTGAAATTTTTGCTCTGGCAGAAAAGAAATTTTCCTCTGCACCCCAGGAGATCTTTCACGTGGCCCAAAGCCTTTTTCACGACGTAGCTCCCGCACGCCAAAGAGGCTGGACAACCTGCTGGGTAAGACGCCCTGGGCGTGATACTTTTGGGGCCACACCCAAGGCTGAGGCGTTTCCTGATTATACTGTTTCTAGCCTTGCAGAAATTCCAGAATTGTTAAAGGGGCTTTTATGA